CATTTGATTTGTTTCATTTGAACATAACGCCGCTGCTCAGGGGCCGCGTAGTTCCAGCGGTCCCTTGCAGCAGCATGGTTAGCGCTATTTGGTTATTCTTCTACGAATACGGGGCTTCTCTGTTTGAATTTGAAGAATTTCTTTTAATTTTTTAGTCAATAGATCTTCTCTTTTTTCAAACAACTCGACAAAATTTGTAAAAGAAATATCTACATCAGGAATGTAATGTTTTTTTCTGTACTCTGATTTTTCTTTTTCGGTTTTATATATTTGAGAAAACCAAACGTCGAATTCTTTGTTTGATTTTTCTATGTTGGGAACGGCTTCAAGAAGCTGAAGGTTTCCAAGATAGTTTAGATACAACTTATATGTATCAATGTTGTCTTCAGATACACCTCTTTTCCGCAACTTGCTTGCTGTGAAAAGACTTTTGGGGAAAATATGGTCAACGTGAAATTGATTTCGATAGTCAAGGTATGGATAAAGCAACGTTAAAACAGAAAACGTAAAATTCTGGCCATACTTATGCCAAGTTAAATTTTCAATATCTTCGTCAGAAAATATTAAGGTTTTATTTGTACCCTTGAAATGGGCAATAATTTTATCCAATGGAAAATTAGCACCATTGTCTTTAATTATTTTCCTCAAAGGTCTCAATACATTATCCGGCTGACCACTAAAAGCTCTTTTGATTAAAGAGAGAACAAGCCATTTTTTTATCGAAGATTTCTCTTCGGTGTTTTTGGAAGAGGAAATGAAACTATCTTTAATTTCATTGTTTCGGATATAATAGGCAATAGGTATTATTGCATTATTTGATGTAAGGGTGTCTCGATTATAACCAAAACTAGAAACAAGACCTACAGCTATTCGCAACGCTGAAGTGATTTCTTCCCAATCAGACTCAATTCTCAGCATATTTTTTTTGTTAAAATTATCTACTATAAAGGCAATATTGGTAAAACCGCAAAGAACTAAGCATGATTTTAGGACAAAATCTTTATTGAAATTGAAACCATCTCCAATATTATTTAGTTCTTCAACAAAGCTTGTGATTTCCTCCCTTGCATCTTTTTCTTCCCACTGGGCTGTCGCAATAGAAAGCAATAAGTCTGAATAACTTAAAATGGTCCCGCCGCTATTGATTCTTATAAATATATTCAGGACCTTATCTAAGTCAGAACTTTTTTCAAGATAGTAGCTAATTGTAGATTTTAAATGAATAACGGAGTGAAGTTTCGAAAGGGTTTTGTTGGCAAATGAAGCCTTGTCTTTGCCAAATTCGGTAAAAAGCCCATTATCAATAAGGTATTGATTTACATCATAAGATTCTTTTAAAATTAGAATTTTTTCTACCGGAAACCAAAAACTATCCTTATCATTTTCTTTTGATTCTTTTTCAGTTAAAAAAACAAATTCAAATTTTCTGTCAACTTCCGAAGAATGTTGCAATAAATTAAGATAGAGTTTTCGTTTGGGGAAGGCTTGGTCATTATCCCAACGCTTTCTTGGCAATTTGTATGCATAGCTTCCTTTCAGTGCCAAGTATAAGGATGTAAGCCTCTGCTGACCATCTAAAACAGCAATAACTTCTTCTTCCCCTGTTACATTCGCTTTAGGATTATGGGTATTGTTTTTTTCATGATATTCCCGCAGGAATTCATAAAATTCATATTCAAAAACTTTTTCCTTCGAGACAGTCCAAAATAAAAAAGAATTGATTGGATAATCCCTCATTAGACTGTCAAAAAGTTTTTCGATCTGATCAGTATCCCAGACGAACTCTCGCTGGATAGCTGGCAACAAATATTTCTTTTTATGAATATCGTGAACGACTTCTGCGATTGTGAGAGCTGTTTGATATGACATAATTGTTATCCTGTGATTGCGCTAACGCCCCGGTTCACCTGGCGCAGGGGATTCAAGGGAGTTCTAAATATCGACATATTTCAATAACCCAAAAGTTTTTTAATCGATTCGCCCCCTGCGATCTGGTGAAACCGATGGTTGTGTGAGATTTTTCATTTTATTTTTTTATCTACTTTTCTTAAAGCCGTAGACTATCCAAATTACACCCCATAAGATAGCGACGGGTAAAATGCCAAACTGAATAAAGTCGTCCCACTGGTTATATGTGCCACCTCTACCCCTGTAATGACGAGTCCACGGGTCTGTATTTACTAATGCAACGATAACCCATATTATTGAAGTAACAATTAGGACGCGAAACCAGCCTGATACCTTTTTAAAAAAAGAAATAAATTTCATAGTTTAACTCGTTAAATGTTTATTTAACCATTTTTTCTATAATAGATATTTGGCATTGCCATCCCATTTAATTTCACCAGTTTTTTTTCTATATTGCAGAACATTCCTAACATTCCTTTTCCATTTTGGAATTATAGATAAAGGGGCTTGTGGTTCGAAATCCTCTACATCAAGATTGGCGTTACTCTCAACTAATTTATAAATTTCCTCTAAAGTAATCCAATAACTTTTTGGTGCATTTCGTATTATGCATGACCAAATTTCAGGCAATCGAGTCATAATATATTGTCCTTAATTCTTATTTTTATACACACCACTTTATTGTGTACTAAGTTACTTATTAAATAAGGTATTCAATTCTTCGGCATTAAAATGAAATAATTTTTTAAACTGTTCAATAAGATCGGGATTATAGTTGCTTTCTGGGAAAACTATATTCAACAATGGTTTCAAAGGAATAGAATGGCCTTTTAAAAGTTGTGTTTTTACGACCTTTAAATAATTATGACCGTACGTAAAAGGTGAGGTAGGTGATTCCCTTTTCCAGATAACCCCGTTTCTTAAATCACACTTGTTTTTCATCTTCGCAATATTTTTAGGATGATATATACATTCGTTAACAGAATCACAATTTTCTTTAATATCTTTTCCACCCCAGCATCCAAATTTTCTCGTCTGTTTGAAATGTTCTATAGTCCGCTGACAGCTAATCAAACCATTTTTTTCGCCACCATATGGTGCTTTCATCCAAGGGTTCCGAAATAATCCATTTGATAATTTCAGATTTGTTTCTTCCATAAATTCAGCAATATGAGAAGTTTTATAATTTCCTTTTGTATTTTTGTATTTGTCCATTAAAAAAGTAAGGAATGCAGGATGTGTTTTTAACGAAGCAGCTCTAAGTTCATCAA
This DNA window, taken from Desulfobacterales bacterium, encodes the following:
- a CDS encoding DUF262 domain-containing protein, encoding MSYQTALTIAEVVHDIHKKKYLLPAIQREFVWDTDQIEKLFDSLMRDYPINSFLFWTVSKEKVFEYEFYEFLREYHEKNNTHNPKANVTGEEEVIAVLDGQQRLTSLYLALKGSYAYKLPRKRWDNDQAFPKRKLYLNLLQHSSEVDRKFEFVFLTEKESKENDKDSFWFPVEKILILKESYDVNQYLIDNGLFTEFGKDKASFANKTLSKLHSVIHLKSTISYYLEKSSDLDKVLNIFIRINSGGTILSYSDLLLSIATAQWEEKDAREEITSFVEELNNIGDGFNFNKDFVLKSCLVLCGFTNIAFIVDNFNKKNMLRIESDWEEITSALRIAVGLVSSFGYNRDTLTSNNAIIPIAYYIRNNEIKDSFISSSKNTEEKSSIKKWLVLSLIKRAFSGQPDNVLRPLRKIIKDNGANFPLDKIIAHFKGTNKTLIFSDEDIENLTWHKYGQNFTFSVLTLLYPYLDYRNQFHVDHIFPKSLFTASKLRKRGVSEDNIDTYKLYLNYLGNLQLLEAVPNIEKSNKEFDVWFSQIYKTEKEKSEYRKKHYIPDVDISFTNFVELFEKREDLLTKKLKEILQIQTEKPRIRRRITK